A DNA window from Mya arenaria isolate MELC-2E11 chromosome 17, ASM2691426v1 contains the following coding sequences:
- the LOC128223003 gene encoding interferon-induced protein 44-like, whose product MGIDLIQCNYLLDGNLPEFFQFSADITSSVDPSFVKKPTLADKIHCVAFVLDGATLDELPQRLIDKMKDFRNLCTQKHIPQAILLTKVDLIDDIVVKSINSVLESIAVGEKVLEAAELLGIPENNIHPIKNYTTEVDLDEGINILALQALQQMLNYAVDFMENIQQRGGNALQNCEEKYMSESDVIEEETGTL is encoded by the exons ATGGGTATTGACCTGATACAATGTAACTATCTGCTGGATGGAAATCTGCCGGAGTTCTTTCAG TTTAGTGCTGATATTACCAGTTCAGTGGATCCATCTTTCGTCAAGAAGCCCACACTGGCCGACAAAATACACTGTGTAGCCTTTGTTCTGGATGGTGCTACTCTTGATGAACTTCCACAGCGATTGATTGATAAGATGAAGGATTTCAGAAATCTCTGTACTCAGAAGC ATATTCCCCAAGCCATATTACTTACGAAAGTAGATCTAATCGATGATATAGTGGTCAAATCGATCAACTCAGTACTAGAAAGTATCGCCGTCGGAGAAAAGGTACTGGAAGCTGCCGAACTTCTGGGTATTCCAGAAAACAACATTCATCCAATCAAGAACTACACTACAGAGGTAGACCTGGATGAAGGTATCAATATCCTCGCCCTGCAAGCGCTGCAACAGATGCTGAACTACGCTGTGGATTTTATGGAGAATATTCAACAGAGGGGAGGAAATGCGCTTCAGAATTGTGAGGAAAAGTACATGTCTGAGTCGGATGTGATTGAAGAAGAAACTGGAACGCTTTAA